A region of Dioscorea cayenensis subsp. rotundata cultivar TDr96_F1 chromosome 5, TDr96_F1_v2_PseudoChromosome.rev07_lg8_w22 25.fasta, whole genome shotgun sequence DNA encodes the following proteins:
- the LOC120260586 gene encoding uncharacterized protein LOC120260586, which translates to MGSSSPLGIPAPPPSSALSPAINASTNPNFLWTSGASSNSRGRVGSLRIPFSQPKWHKEIWRNGVGDGAFVFGSDEEVKVPTQSQSLVEGSDTVFVSEYKPSPDLDYLQELLAIQQQGPRAIGFFGTRNMGFMHQQLIEVLSYAMVITKNHIYTSGASGTNAAVIRGALRAEQPELLTVILPQSLKMQPPESQELLSKVKNVIEKPQNDHLSLSEASRLCNMDILSHVQQVICFAFHDSRLLMETCQEARNLSKIVTLFYLD; encoded by the exons ATgggttcttcttctcctcttgggATTCCAGCACCGCCTCCAAGCTCGGCCCTTTCTCCCGCCATTAATGCCTCCACGAACCCTAACTTTCTCTGGACTTCTGGAGCTTCATCCAATAGCAGGGGACGCGTTGGAAGCTTGAGAATTCCTTTTTCTCAACCCAag TGGCACAAGGAAATTTGGAGGAATGGAGTTGGTGATGGAGCATTTGTGTTTGGTTCTGATGAGGAGGTTAAAGTTCCTACTCAATCTCAGTCTCTTGTTGAAGGTTCAGACACTGTTTTTGTCTCAGAATACAAGCCAAGTCCTGATCTTGATTATCTTCAG GAACTGTTGGCAATCCAGCAGCAGGGACCTCGAGCTATTGGCTTCTTCGGAACACGTAATATGGGATTCATGCATCAACAGCTTATTGAGGTTCTTAGTTATGCTATGGTTATAACG aaAAACCACATATATACTTCTGGAGCATCGGGGACTAATGCAGCTGTTATCAGAGGTGCTTTGAGAGCTGAGCAACCAGAGCTACTCACCGTGATTTTGCCACAGAGCCTGAAAATGCAACCACCTGAAAGCCAGGAGCTATTGTCTAAA GTAAAAAATGTTATCGAGAAGCCCCAAAACGATCATCTGTCCTTGAGTGAAGCTAGCAG GTTGTGTAACATGGACATACTGTCACATGTACAGCAAGTCATTTGCTTTGCATTCCATGACAGTAGATTGCTCATGGAGACCTGCCAAGAAGCAAGAAATCTCAGTAAGATTGTTACCCTCTTTTACTTGGATTGA
- the LOC120261233 gene encoding FRIGIDA-like protein 3, whose product MADTQSVAILIDSTTSKIQQLQQAFAELESHNAVSLNLKWKELEEHFHGLENSLKTRFVELQDQEKEYETKVMETQEMLEKQEAVVVAKEQATLEQLQGKRDAALSDIGYVFGKYRVLPPVSMKDVSNGVPDTMIEEKLDVKPVSLNSDEVIVKEDNNPQSELMKLCENMDSKGLHKFISDNRKNLASIREEIPIALRNAADPFALVLDSLKDFYSGEILGLDGKKDASLLGLRRTCLMLMESLGSLMEDTVSDYPYNKILTSDIRQQAKLIANDWKPKLNDLDIDANNGNSLEAHAFLQLLATFGIASEFDEGEICKLIPAVSRRRQTADLCRSLGLTQKMPGVIEALINSGRQIDAVNLAYAFDLTQQFAPVPLLKAYLKEARKISHHKAGNASPGAQNELNERELTALKVVIKCIEDHKLEEQYPVDPLQKRIMQLEKAKADKRRAAETAKPQSKRPRANGTTYAPRVTSIPEKSFYRPPDRYPYSYDRQFVYPTEPHPPPPLMGSVSYTISPTHSTYYGNGYQVQYQTSFIH is encoded by the exons ATGGCTGATACACAATCAGTTGCAATACTTATTGATTCCACGACCTCAAAGATTCAACAACTGCAGCAGGCATTTGCTGAACTTGAAAGCCATAATGCTGTCTCTTTGAACTTGAAATGGAAAGAACTTGAAGAGCATTTTCATGGTCTTGAGAATTCATTAAAGACAAGATTTGTTGAGTTGCAAGACCAGGAAAAGGAATATGAAACCAAAGTAATGGAGACCCAGGAGATGTTGGAAAAGCAAGAGGCTGTGGTTGTGGCCAAGGAACAAGCTACACTGGAGCAACTACAAGGAAAAAGAGATGCGGCACTATCTGATATAGGATATGTCTTTGGCAAGTACAGGGTCCTACCCCCAGTGTCTATGAAGGATGTGAGCAATGGTGTGCCTGATACTATGATCGAGGAAAAATTAGATGTTAAGCCTGTCTCATTGAACTCAGATGAAGTAATAGTCAAAGAAGACAATAATCCTCAGTCAGAATTGATGAAGTTGTGTGAAAATATGGATTCCAAGGGTCTCCATAAGTTCATTTCAGACAATAGGAAGAATCTAGCATCGATACGTGAAGAAATCCCTATTGCTTTGAGGAATGCAGCTGATCCTTTTGCTCTGGTTTTGGATTCATTGAAAGATTTCTATTCTGGTGAGATTCTAGGGTTAGATGGGAAGAAGGATGCAAGCCTGTTGGGTCTCCGTAGGACTTGTCTCATGCTAATGGAATCCCTTGGCTCATTAATGGAAGATACTGTGTCTGATTATCCTTATAATAAAATACTTACATCAGATATTAGGCAGCAAGCAAAGCTGATTGCTAATGACTGGAAACCGAAGTTGAATGATCTTGACATTGATGCCAACAATGGTAACTCCCTAGAAGCCCATGCATTCCTTCAGCTACTGGCTACGTTTGGTATTGCTTCCGAGTTTGATGAGGGTGAGATATGTAAACTTATCCCAGCTGTTTCTAGGAGGCGCCAAACAGCTGATCTATGTCGGTCACTTGGGTTGACGCAAAAAATGCCAG GTGTGATCGAAGCTCTCATCAATAGTGGAAGGCAGATTGATGCTGTTAACTTAGCATATGCATTTGACCTTACACAGCAATTTGCTCCTGTGCCTCTACTGAAAGCATATTTGAAGGAAGCAAGAAAAATTTCTCACCACAAAGCTGGCAACGCATCTCCAGGCGCACAG AATGAACTGAATGAGCGCGAGTTGACTGCTCTAAAAGTTGTAATCAAATGCATTGAGGACCACAAACTTGAGGAACAATACCCTGTCGACCCACTGCAGAAACGAATCATGCAGCTGGAGAAAGCCAAGGCAGACAAGAGACGGGCCGCTGAAACCGCCAAACCTCAATCCAAAAGGCCCCGTGCAAATGGCACCACCTATGCGCCCCGTGTGACGTCCATCCCAGAGAAGAGCTTCTACCGTCCACCTGATCGATACCCGTACTCTTATGACAGGCAATTTGTGTACCCAACTGAACCTCATCCACCACCACCTCTTATGGGATCAGTGTCCTACACCATCTCCCCTACTCACAGCACTTACTATGGGAATGGCTATCAGGTTCAGTACCAAACCTCTTTCATACACTAG